The Rhodocytophaga rosea genome has a segment encoding these proteins:
- a CDS encoding glycoside hydrolase family 43 protein, translated as MHTLRKLLIFFILSGAPFYVNGQQPNPPGQVKGSEKAIREAYLFAHMTHQDYGRLYYSVSLDGLHWVSLNKGKRVFEEYQGHPDICKGHDGKYYLAGNTSDASPDINIWVSDNLLSWSKHAIYTPDLKSTPGYANALQRIGAPKLFYDASTSQYILTWHTPHLEGSKEDPERYWASQRTLYVLSKDLKTFSSHPAKLFTWDFATIDVMIRKVENSYYAIIKDETYPTLYWVTGKTIRIAKAPSLLGPYSEPSAPVSPNFREAPALIPSPDGKIWYLYYEQYPGVSYGLSVSDNLNGPWFQASGYTFFSDWDKYTLPEKVRHGCMITISRKEYEALVQKFGIDKE; from the coding sequence ATGCATACGCTCAGGAAACTGTTAATTTTCTTTATCCTATCAGGCGCACCTTTTTATGTGAACGGCCAGCAACCCAATCCTCCGGGACAAGTAAAAGGGTCTGAAAAGGCTATTCGTGAAGCATATTTATTTGCCCACATGACCCATCAGGATTATGGCAGGTTATATTATTCAGTGAGCCTGGATGGCCTGCATTGGGTATCCTTAAACAAAGGCAAAAGGGTGTTTGAAGAATATCAGGGCCACCCGGATATTTGCAAGGGGCATGATGGAAAATATTATCTGGCAGGAAATACCAGCGATGCATCGCCCGACATAAACATCTGGGTTTCTGATAATTTACTTTCCTGGTCAAAACACGCCATTTATACCCCTGATCTGAAAAGCACACCCGGATATGCCAATGCCCTTCAGAGAATCGGAGCGCCTAAATTATTTTATGATGCAAGCACTTCTCAATACATACTCACCTGGCACACACCACATCTGGAAGGAAGCAAAGAAGATCCCGAGCGTTACTGGGCAAGCCAGCGGACATTATATGTGTTATCTAAAGATCTGAAAACCTTTTCCAGCCATCCGGCAAAGTTGTTTACCTGGGATTTTGCTACCATTGATGTAATGATCAGAAAAGTAGAGAATAGCTACTATGCGATCATAAAAGATGAGACCTATCCTACCTTGTACTGGGTGACAGGCAAAACCATCAGAATTGCAAAAGCCCCCTCTTTATTGGGTCCTTACTCAGAACCATCGGCTCCGGTAAGCCCTAATTTCAGAGAAGCCCCTGCCTTAATACCATCGCCTGATGGAAAAATATGGTATCTGTACTATGAACAATATCCTGGCGTTTCCTACGGATTATCGGTTTCTGATAATTTAAATGGCCCCTGGTTTCAGGCGTCGGGCTATACTTTTTTTAGTGACTGGGATAAATATACCCTTCCTGAAAAAGTCAGACATGGGTGTATGATCACCATATCAAGAAAGGAATATGAGGCGCTGGTGCAGAAATTCGGAATTGATAAGGAATAA
- a CDS encoding helix-turn-helix domain-containing protein has protein sequence MTLYRLTLSQQERDTLTDWLSKGSRKAKDIQKAYVLLASDETTGRESETELAAHYKLSTKSVERIRKAFCEQGMAMFDKKQRKTRSDKKIDGKVEAHLLALVCSEPPQGQSKWKLQMLADKLVELQVIDSISHTSVAGILKKMRLSLG, from the coding sequence ATGACTCTTTATCGACTTACCCTCAGCCAGCAAGAAAGAGATACATTAACCGATTGGCTCAGTAAAGGCAGCCGAAAGGCTAAAGATATTCAGAAAGCCTATGTACTGTTGGCAAGCGATGAGACTACGGGCAGGGAAAGTGAAACAGAGTTAGCTGCTCATTATAAGCTATCTACTAAAAGTGTAGAAAGAATCAGAAAGGCATTCTGTGAGCAAGGTATGGCTATGTTTGACAAGAAGCAGAGAAAAACCAGGAGTGATAAAAAGATAGATGGGAAGGTAGAAGCGCATCTACTGGCTTTAGTCTGCAGTGAGCCGCCACAAGGTCAGTCAAAGTGGAAACTGCAGATGCTGGCAGACAAATTAGTGGAATTGCAGGTGATTGACTCAATTTCTCATACGAGTGTGGCAGGGATATTAAAAAAAATGAGATTAAGCCTTGGCTAA
- a CDS encoding IS630 family transposase, with protein sequence MWVIPPKQNAGFVYGMEKVISVYERLFNEKQPVVTLDESPKQLIESKHFIGRDGKKYQDSIYTRQGVRDIYMVFEPLAGKRFCFVEENHNRFTWVKIVSHLLDTTYKECEKITLVEDNLSAHKPSAFYEVYEPEKAKAYLDRVEFVFTPAHGSWLNMAEIELSVLQRDCLDRHIATQAELTREVKAWQENRNAKAVKANWHFANQDARVKLKKLYPTI encoded by the coding sequence ATGTGGGTGATTCCACCCAAACAAAACGCAGGCTTTGTGTATGGAATGGAAAAAGTGATCTCAGTCTATGAAAGATTATTCAATGAAAAGCAGCCGGTTGTCACTTTAGATGAATCACCCAAACAACTCATCGAAAGTAAACACTTTATTGGCAGGGATGGGAAGAAGTATCAGGACAGTATTTATACAAGACAGGGTGTAAGGGATATTTACATGGTCTTTGAGCCTTTAGCCGGTAAGCGGTTTTGTTTTGTGGAAGAAAATCACAACCGCTTTACCTGGGTAAAGATTGTCAGTCACCTGCTGGATACTACTTATAAGGAATGTGAGAAGATTACTTTAGTAGAGGATAACTTGTCAGCTCATAAGCCAAGTGCTTTTTACGAAGTCTATGAGCCTGAAAAAGCAAAAGCCTATCTAGACAGGGTAGAGTTTGTTTTTACACCTGCTCATGGCAGCTGGCTGAATATGGCAGAAATAGAGTTATCTGTACTGCAAAGGGATTGCCTTGACAGGCATATAGCTACCCAAGCAGAATTAACAAGAGAGGTAAAAGCCTGGCAGGAAAACAGAAATGCAAAAGCAGTGAAAGCTAATTGGCATTTCGCCAATCAAGATGCCAGAGTTAAACTCAAAAAACTCTACCCGACTATTTAA
- a CDS encoding amidohydrolase family protein, translating to MNRLKLLPFLLLILFACSTAKKTEKSYIAFTGATIIDGSGDAPIQNGVLLIQNGRVVAVGPKEKITIPENTTIQDVSGKTIIPGLINGHGHVGDVKGIQAGHYSKENILDNLAIYARYGITTVVSLGGDKKEAESFRVVNDTSFSKRARLYIAGEVISGNTPQEALAVLENNHKMGVDFMKIRVDDNLGTSPKMAEEVYQAVIKRSHELGYKIATHMYYLEDARKLLEAGTDMLAHSIRDVPVDESFIGLLKEKKVSYCATLTRELSTFVYEDTAAFFSDAFFLKEYNRETIQPLLDPAKQAQMRNSKSAQKNKQQLPIAMANLKTLSDQGIPIVFGTDSGMPARFMGYFEHLEMEMMAQAGLTPMQIILSATKNAAQYLGLKEVGTLSAFHWADFIILEADPLADIRNVRKMSQVYVAGEPVLSR from the coding sequence ATGAACCGCCTTAAACTTTTACCTTTCCTGCTCCTAATCTTATTTGCCTGTTCAACTGCAAAGAAGACGGAGAAATCCTATATAGCTTTTACCGGAGCCACTATTATCGATGGAAGTGGTGATGCTCCCATTCAAAATGGGGTGTTGCTCATACAAAATGGACGGGTGGTGGCGGTTGGGCCAAAGGAAAAGATCACCATCCCCGAAAATACGACCATCCAGGATGTTTCAGGCAAAACCATTATCCCTGGCTTGATCAATGGACATGGACATGTGGGCGATGTAAAAGGCATTCAGGCAGGCCATTATTCGAAAGAAAATATCCTCGACAACTTAGCAATCTATGCCCGTTATGGCATTACCACAGTAGTGAGCCTGGGCGGCGACAAAAAAGAAGCGGAAAGCTTCCGGGTAGTCAATGATACTTCCTTCTCAAAAAGAGCCCGTTTATATATTGCAGGTGAAGTAATCAGCGGAAATACGCCTCAGGAGGCGCTGGCTGTTCTGGAAAATAATCACAAGATGGGCGTTGATTTTATGAAGATCCGGGTGGATGATAACCTGGGAACCAGCCCTAAAATGGCAGAAGAAGTGTACCAGGCTGTTATCAAAAGATCGCATGAGCTTGGCTACAAGATTGCCACCCATATGTATTACCTGGAAGATGCCCGGAAGTTGCTGGAGGCTGGAACCGATATGCTCGCGCATAGCATACGGGATGTGCCTGTAGATGAATCATTCATTGGGCTGCTGAAAGAAAAAAAGGTGAGTTATTGTGCGACCCTGACCCGTGAACTATCCACCTTTGTGTATGAAGATACCGCCGCCTTCTTTTCAGATGCCTTCTTTCTGAAGGAATACAATAGGGAAACTATCCAGCCTTTGTTAGACCCTGCTAAACAAGCGCAGATGCGCAACAGTAAAAGTGCCCAGAAAAACAAACAGCAACTCCCCATAGCAATGGCAAACCTGAAAACCCTCTCAGACCAGGGCATTCCCATAGTTTTTGGTACAGATAGTGGCATGCCAGCCAGATTTATGGGCTATTTTGAACACCTGGAAATGGAAATGATGGCACAAGCTGGTCTTACCCCGATGCAAATTATCTTATCGGCTACCAAAAATGCGGCCCAGTATCTGGGATTAAAAGAAGTAGGCACCTTATCCGCCTTTCATTGGGCCGATTTTATTATCCTGGAGGCAGATCCATTAGCAGATATCCGGAATGTAAGGAAGATGTCCCAGGTATATGTAGCCGGAGAGCCAGTGTTAAGTAGATAA
- a CDS encoding IS5 family transposase has protein sequence MQERFFELTDCEWEIIKEVVDNQRKIKHDKRVILNAILWLLTTGSQWRNMESKYPPWQTIYYHYRQWKKRGIIEELLAFLAIRERKKAGRQALPSVLAIDSQSVKIVQFTSQDKGIDGNKKVNGRKRHLAVDCLGIPWAVHVTAAHVSDTTAGYELAAKLKGKSCRLHTLKADNGYKDTFVEEIERDYGWKVEIVQKPESVKGFVPAGGRWVVERSYGWLNFKRRLSRDFEKSTESSEAMLQLAFIDTLLKRKPV, from the coding sequence ATGCAAGAAAGATTCTTCGAACTCACTGATTGTGAGTGGGAAATTATCAAGGAAGTAGTAGATAACCAAAGAAAAATCAAACATGACAAACGTGTTATTCTTAATGCTATTCTATGGCTACTTACTACAGGTAGTCAATGGCGCAACATGGAAAGTAAATACCCACCCTGGCAAACCATTTATTACCATTACAGGCAGTGGAAGAAGCGAGGCATCATCGAAGAGCTGTTGGCTTTTTTAGCAATCAGAGAAAGAAAAAAAGCAGGCCGACAAGCCTTGCCAAGCGTGTTAGCTATTGATAGTCAAAGTGTAAAGATTGTACAGTTTACTTCCCAAGACAAGGGCATAGATGGCAACAAAAAGGTGAATGGCAGAAAAAGACATCTAGCAGTGGATTGTTTAGGTATTCCTTGGGCTGTGCATGTAACAGCCGCCCATGTGTCAGACACTACAGCCGGTTATGAGTTAGCAGCTAAGCTGAAGGGTAAGTCTTGCCGCCTACATACACTAAAAGCAGATAATGGCTACAAAGATACCTTTGTAGAAGAGATAGAAAGAGACTATGGATGGAAGGTAGAAATTGTACAAAAGCCTGAAAGCGTAAAGGGCTTTGTGCCGGCAGGAGGCCGTTGGGTGGTAGAACGCAGTTACGGATGGCTCAATTTTAAGCGTAGATTGAGCCGTGACTTTGAGAAAAGCACAGAAAGTTCGGAAGCTATGCTACAATTAGCCTTTATTGACACACTGCTTAAAAGAAAACCAGTATAA
- a CDS encoding efflux RND transporter periplasmic adaptor subunit: protein MAKTAYLLSAASLAALLFFSSCGGNNQQAAGTQAGAVKDYPVITIQQRSATLNNEYPATIEGQQNIEIRPKIDGYIERIYVDEGATVKTGQLLFQISAPQYEQQVRTAEATIKIARADVNSAQMQVNKVRPLVEKNIISKYELESAQFTLEAKQAALAQAQATFANARTNLGYTQVTSPVNGVVGTIPYKIGSLVSSTTAQPLTTVSNIGKIYAYFSINEKQALAFSRNTKGTTTEERLASIPPVSLILADRTEFPQKGRVETASGMINTQTGSIRVRATFPNPGNIVRSGSSGAVRIPVQVDSAMLIPQKATYEIQGKLFVYLVENTGTVRSTEIQVMGNNNGQYYVVQRGLQPGNKIVVEGVATLREGAAIKPREVSADSLYRQVLQ from the coding sequence ATGGCTAAAACAGCTTATCTTTTGTCAGCCGCATCACTAGCGGCACTATTATTCTTCTCTTCATGCGGCGGAAATAATCAACAGGCAGCTGGTACACAAGCTGGTGCAGTAAAGGATTATCCGGTTATCACCATTCAGCAACGCTCTGCCACCTTAAACAACGAATATCCGGCTACCATCGAAGGGCAGCAGAATATAGAAATACGCCCCAAGATTGACGGCTATATTGAGCGGATTTATGTAGATGAAGGAGCCACTGTAAAAACAGGGCAACTCCTTTTTCAGATCAGTGCTCCTCAGTACGAGCAGCAGGTGAGAACGGCAGAAGCTACCATTAAAATTGCCCGGGCAGATGTAAATTCAGCACAGATGCAGGTAAATAAAGTGCGTCCGCTGGTAGAAAAAAACATTATCAGTAAGTATGAACTGGAATCTGCACAGTTTACACTGGAAGCTAAACAGGCTGCTCTGGCACAGGCGCAAGCTACATTTGCCAATGCCCGGACGAATCTGGGATATACACAGGTTACCAGTCCGGTAAATGGCGTAGTAGGAACCATTCCGTATAAAATCGGCAGCCTTGTCAGCAGTACCACCGCTCAGCCTCTGACTACGGTATCCAACATCGGAAAAATTTATGCTTACTTTTCGATCAACGAAAAACAGGCACTGGCTTTTTCCCGGAATACAAAAGGCACGACCACTGAAGAAAGGCTGGCCAGTATTCCACCGGTTTCCCTGATTCTGGCGGATAGAACAGAATTTCCACAAAAAGGCCGGGTTGAAACGGCAAGCGGGATGATCAATACACAAACTGGTTCTATACGGGTACGGGCTACTTTTCCAAATCCAGGTAATATAGTACGCAGTGGCAGCAGTGGAGCCGTACGTATTCCTGTACAAGTGGATTCAGCTATGCTTATTCCTCAGAAAGCTACTTATGAGATTCAAGGTAAGTTATTTGTATACCTGGTTGAAAATACCGGAACGGTACGAAGTACAGAGATACAGGTGATGGGTAATAACAATGGACAGTATTATGTAGTACAGCGGGGTTTACAGCCAGGCAACAAGATTGTAGTGGAAGGGGTGGCTACCTTGCGTGAAGGAGCAGCCATCAAGCCACGGGAAGTAAGCGCCGATAGTCTGTACCGGCAGGTATTACAATAA
- a CDS encoding efflux RND transporter permease subunit, producing MFNRFIEQPVLSTVISIIIVILGVLGLVSLPIAQYPEIAPPTVVVSASYQGANADVVLNSVVVPLEEQINGVEGMTYMTSSAGNDGSARITVNFKLGINPDLASVNVQNRVSRATSLLPQEVTRAGVTTAKSQSSNLVIFSLYSDNPAYDQTFLQNYAEINLVPLIKRVAGVGEASAFGRMEYSMRIWLKPDVMATYGLVPADISAALAEQNIEAAPGQFGEQGLQSFQYVIKYTGRLKNTAAFGDVVIRSTGSGQLLRLKDIARIELGALSYASTTTTNGNPSVGVAISQTAGSNAKEVIEGSLQVLDDASKSFPKGIRYVTLVNANDFLDASIEKVISTLIEAFVLVFLVVFIFLQDFRSTLIPAIAVPVAIVGTFFFLSLFGFTINLLTLFALVLAIGIVVDDAIVVVEAVHAKLDQGYTSARKATVDAMGEISGAIISITLVMAAVFVPVSFITGSAGVFYKQFGLTLAIAIILSAVNALTLSPALCAIFLKPHTKDHTKKNLLQRFYAWFNRTFEATTQKYKQAVAFLIRKKWVAWALILVFGGVFYYLMATTPSTFVPSEDMGSVMSDIALPPSASLERTEEITRQIESIAKTVPEVDNILRITGRGMISGAGSNYGMVIMRLKPWDQRKGKGQDVQSIIGQMFAKTAGIRDARVIFFGSPTIQGFGTSSGFEFQLQNRSGQDIASFYKVAMDFLSALGERPEIQYASTAFNPNFPQYQIDVNVAKVKEAGLSVSDILGTIQGYYGGVYASNFNQFGKQYRVMYQADPAFRANPESLNNVYVRNVNGTMAPITGFITLTRVYGPQAISRFNLFTSIGITGSPKPGYSSGDAIAAIEQVAAQTLPLGYGYEFSGLTREELSAGGQTVFIFLLVILFVYLLLSAQYGSYILPFAVLFSLPVGLAGTFIFASLFGITNNIYLQITLIMLIGLLAKNAILIVEFALERRRNGMPLVQAALEGAEARLRPILMTSFAFILGLVPLMLASGAGAIGNRSIGTGAVGGMLIGTVIGVFVIPVLFVVFQAIQERISGRPTEHLVEEKQQV from the coding sequence ATGTTTAACCGCTTTATAGAACAGCCGGTATTATCTACCGTTATTTCAATTATCATTGTAATACTCGGTGTACTTGGCCTTGTTTCCTTGCCTATTGCCCAGTATCCCGAAATTGCGCCGCCAACAGTGGTGGTTTCTGCCTCATACCAGGGAGCCAATGCTGATGTGGTGCTTAATAGTGTGGTAGTGCCTTTGGAAGAGCAAATCAATGGGGTGGAAGGAATGACCTATATGACTTCTTCTGCTGGAAATGACGGAAGTGCGAGAATAACTGTCAATTTTAAATTAGGAATCAATCCGGATCTGGCTTCTGTAAATGTACAAAACAGGGTATCACGTGCTACCAGCCTCCTGCCTCAGGAAGTAACCCGTGCCGGGGTAACCACCGCCAAAAGCCAGAGCAGTAACCTGGTGATTTTTTCTCTCTATAGCGATAATCCGGCCTATGACCAGACCTTTCTTCAGAACTATGCCGAAATTAATCTGGTCCCGCTGATTAAACGGGTGGCAGGCGTAGGAGAAGCAAGCGCCTTTGGGCGGATGGAATATTCCATGCGGATCTGGCTCAAACCCGATGTAATGGCTACTTATGGACTGGTTCCGGCTGATATAAGTGCCGCGCTGGCGGAACAAAATATTGAAGCAGCACCTGGCCAGTTTGGAGAACAAGGGTTGCAGTCATTTCAATACGTAATTAAGTACACAGGTAGGCTGAAAAATACAGCAGCCTTTGGTGATGTGGTCATCCGGTCTACTGGAAGCGGGCAGCTATTACGGCTGAAAGATATTGCCAGAATAGAGCTGGGAGCCCTTAGTTATGCCAGCACCACTACTACTAATGGCAATCCGTCAGTGGGGGTAGCCATCAGCCAGACGGCAGGCTCTAATGCCAAAGAAGTAATTGAAGGTAGTTTACAGGTATTAGATGATGCCTCTAAATCCTTTCCCAAAGGCATCCGCTATGTTACCCTGGTAAATGCCAACGACTTTCTGGATGCTTCTATTGAGAAAGTAATCAGTACGCTGATTGAGGCATTTGTGCTGGTATTTCTGGTCGTATTTATCTTCCTACAGGATTTTCGTTCTACCCTGATTCCGGCGATTGCTGTGCCGGTAGCGATTGTGGGTACGTTCTTTTTTCTCAGCTTATTTGGATTCACGATTAACCTTCTTACCTTATTTGCGCTCGTACTGGCCATTGGTATTGTGGTCGATGATGCGATTGTGGTGGTGGAAGCCGTCCATGCCAAGCTCGATCAGGGCTATACTTCTGCCCGGAAAGCTACTGTGGATGCCATGGGTGAAATTTCAGGAGCGATCATTTCAATTACCCTGGTAATGGCAGCGGTATTTGTTCCGGTGAGTTTTATTACTGGTTCTGCCGGTGTATTTTATAAACAATTTGGTCTTACCCTGGCCATTGCCATTATTTTGTCAGCTGTCAATGCCTTAACCTTAAGTCCGGCTTTATGTGCGATATTTCTAAAACCACATACGAAAGATCATACAAAGAAAAACCTGCTTCAGCGGTTTTATGCCTGGTTTAACAGAACATTTGAAGCCACTACCCAAAAATATAAACAGGCGGTTGCCTTCCTGATCCGGAAAAAATGGGTAGCCTGGGCATTAATACTTGTCTTTGGTGGGGTGTTTTACTATTTAATGGCCACTACACCCAGCACGTTTGTTCCCAGTGAAGATATGGGTTCTGTCATGTCCGACATCGCCTTGCCACCTTCTGCTTCGCTGGAACGGACCGAGGAAATAACCAGGCAGATAGAAAGTATTGCCAAAACGGTTCCGGAGGTAGATAATATATTACGCATTACCGGACGGGGAATGATCAGCGGCGCAGGAAGCAACTATGGAATGGTCATTATGCGGCTCAAACCCTGGGATCAGCGGAAAGGAAAAGGGCAGGATGTACAGTCCATTATCGGCCAGATGTTTGCAAAAACGGCAGGTATCCGGGATGCCAGGGTTATTTTTTTTGGATCGCCTACTATTCAAGGTTTTGGTACCTCGAGTGGATTTGAGTTTCAGTTGCAGAACCGAAGCGGACAGGATATTGCCAGTTTTTATAAAGTAGCCATGGATTTTCTCTCAGCTTTGGGCGAACGTCCGGAAATTCAATATGCTTCTACTGCCTTTAATCCCAACTTCCCGCAATACCAGATTGATGTAAATGTTGCCAAAGTGAAAGAAGCCGGACTTTCGGTAAGTGATATTTTGGGAACCATACAGGGCTATTATGGAGGCGTATATGCCTCTAATTTTAACCAGTTCGGCAAACAATACCGGGTGATGTACCAGGCAGATCCTGCGTTCCGGGCAAATCCTGAAAGCCTTAATAATGTATATGTGAGAAATGTCAATGGAACCATGGCTCCGATTACCGGATTTATCACCTTAACCCGTGTATATGGACCGCAGGCTATTTCCAGGTTCAATCTGTTTACTTCCATCGGCATAACAGGTTCGCCTAAACCCGGCTATAGTTCTGGGGATGCGATTGCTGCTATTGAGCAGGTGGCCGCCCAAACCTTACCATTAGGGTATGGATACGAGTTTTCAGGTTTAACCAGAGAAGAATTATCAGCCGGCGGACAAACGGTATTTATTTTCCTGCTGGTGATTCTGTTTGTATATCTGCTGCTGAGCGCCCAGTATGGAAGTTATATCCTTCCTTTTGCCGTTTTGTTTTCCTTGCCTGTCGGACTTGCCGGTACCTTTATATTTGCAAGCTTGTTTGGCATTACCAATAACATTTATCTGCAAATTACCTTAATTATGCTGATCGGATTGCTGGCAAAAAATGCCATTCTGATTGTAGAATTTGCTTTAGAGCGCAGGCGGAATGGGATGCCCCTGGTACAGGCTGCGCTGGAAGGTGCAGAAGCCCGGTTGCGGCCTATATTAATGACTTCTTTTGCCTTTATTCTGGGTCTGGTTCCATTGATGCTGGCTTCCGGGGCCGGTGCTATCGGTAACCGTTCTATTGGTACCGGAGCAGTAGGAGGAATGTTGATCGGAACTGTTATTGGGGTATTTGTTATTCCAGTGTTATTTGTCGTATTCCAGGCCATACAGGAGCGCATCAGTGGACGGCCTACAGAACATCTGGTAGAAGAAAAACAACAGGTTTGA
- a CDS encoding efflux transporter outer membrane subunit, with protein sequence MNKYIKYTLLVFFTGLLTVSCRVTDRYRTPPLTTDGLYRDITSGDTATIASLTWNELFTDPLLQNLIREGIAQNLNLKTAYTRIEQAQAYYLQTGAALLPTLNANLGYTTSKLSEAEGFGIRTRAQQYQIGLSSSWEVDIWGKLRSNRRANLANLLQSQAAARTVQTSLVASIASYYYQLLALDQQLMITQQTVSNWDTTVQTMRELKNAALVTEAAVVQSEAQRYAAEVTIPDLKQRIRETENVLSTLLGLPPAAINRSTLADQQSIENLQTGVPAQLLANRPDVQQAEYNFRYYYELTNVARTYFYPSLVITSSAGLNSLTFAHWIDPVSLAARIGGSLVQPIFNQRANRTRLEVARAQQQGALFNFQQTLLTAGQEVSNALFLHQTALEKMSIRSNQLTALQRSVEYSNELLRNGFAIYPEVITARQSLLQAELGAVNDRLQQLQAIVNLYRSLGGGWK encoded by the coding sequence ATGAACAAATACATAAAATATACCCTTCTCGTTTTTTTTACAGGCCTGCTGACAGTCTCCTGCCGGGTAACAGACCGCTACCGGACTCCTCCGCTAACTACTGATGGATTGTACCGCGATATTACATCCGGCGATACCGCCACCATTGCCAGCCTGACCTGGAATGAACTGTTTACCGATCCTTTATTACAAAATCTGATCAGAGAAGGCATTGCCCAGAATTTGAATTTAAAAACCGCCTACACCCGTATCGAGCAGGCGCAGGCCTATTATTTACAGACCGGAGCCGCACTACTCCCTACCCTGAATGCCAACCTGGGCTATACTACTTCCAAACTCTCAGAAGCCGAAGGTTTTGGCATTCGTACCAGAGCCCAGCAATACCAGATCGGCTTGTCTTCCAGCTGGGAAGTGGATATCTGGGGAAAATTACGCAGCAACCGGAGAGCCAATCTGGCTAATTTATTGCAATCGCAGGCTGCTGCCAGAACGGTTCAAACGAGTTTAGTAGCCAGTATTGCCAGTTATTATTACCAGCTCCTCGCCTTAGACCAGCAACTAATGATCACCCAGCAAACCGTTTCCAACTGGGATACAACGGTGCAAACCATGCGGGAATTAAAAAATGCTGCCCTGGTTACCGAAGCGGCTGTGGTACAAAGCGAAGCCCAGCGGTATGCCGCTGAAGTAACCATTCCTGATCTGAAACAAAGAATCCGGGAAACTGAAAATGTGCTAAGCACCCTGCTGGGATTGCCTCCTGCTGCCATTAACCGCAGTACTTTAGCAGACCAACAATCCATCGAAAATCTCCAGACCGGTGTGCCAGCGCAATTACTGGCCAACCGGCCGGATGTACAACAGGCAGAATACAACTTCCGGTATTATTATGAACTCACCAATGTAGCCAGGACGTATTTCTATCCCTCGCTGGTCATTACAAGCTCAGCAGGTCTCAACAGCCTTACCTTTGCCCACTGGATTGATCCGGTTTCTTTAGCAGCCAGAATCGGGGGCAGTTTAGTGCAGCCTATTTTTAACCAGCGGGCCAACCGGACCAGGCTAGAGGTGGCTCGTGCCCAGCAACAGGGTGCGTTATTTAACTTTCAACAAACATTGTTAACTGCCGGACAGGAAGTATCGAATGCCTTGTTTCTCCATCAGACAGCCCTCGAAAAAATGAGTATCCGCTCTAACCAGCTTACCGCCCTGCAACGGTCCGTGGAATACTCAAATGAACTCTTGCGTAACGGATTTGCGATTTATCCTGAAGTGATCACGGCCCGCCAGAGTTTATTACAGGCAGAACTGGGGGCTGTAAACGACCGTTTGCAACAACTTCAGGCCATTGTCAATTTGTACCGTTCGTTAGGCGGAGGATGGAAATAA
- a CDS encoding 3-keto-disaccharide hydrolase: MRKNSIWALALLLGLIFSNMKEKNKKDEWISLFDGKSLKGWKVGENAATFKVEKGMIVVEGPRAHLFYQGPVLNHTFTDFEFKAQVMTTPGSNSGIYFHTDYQEDGWPSKGYEVQVNNTHTDWRKTGSLYAIQDVKEIPAKDNEWFTEHIIVKGKKVTIKVNDKTLVEYTEPDSVSRSTTNARKISSGTFALQGHDPKSKVYYKEIMVKPLSQ, translated from the coding sequence ATGAGAAAAAATAGTATATGGGCTTTAGCCTTATTGCTTGGGCTGATTTTCAGTAATATGAAGGAAAAGAACAAAAAAGATGAATGGATTAGCCTGTTTGATGGAAAATCGCTGAAAGGATGGAAAGTGGGTGAAAATGCAGCCACCTTCAAAGTTGAAAAGGGAATGATTGTCGTTGAAGGTCCCAGAGCACACTTATTTTATCAAGGTCCGGTTCTCAATCATACGTTTACGGATTTTGAATTTAAAGCACAGGTAATGACTACCCCAGGATCTAATTCAGGTATATACTTTCACACCGATTACCAGGAGGATGGCTGGCCATCTAAAGGCTATGAGGTACAGGTAAATAATACCCATACGGACTGGAGAAAGACCGGAAGTTTATATGCCATTCAGGATGTGAAAGAAATTCCTGCGAAAGACAATGAGTGGTTTACCGAGCATATTATTGTTAAGGGAAAGAAAGTAACCATCAAGGTGAATGACAAAACCCTGGTTGAGTATACAGAACCTGACAGTGTGAGTAGAAGTACAACAAACGCCCGAAAAATTTCATCTGGAACATTTGCCCTGCAAGGCCACGATCCGAAAAGTAAAGTGTATTATAAAGAAATCATGGTAAAACCTCTTTCTCAATAA